From Brassica oleracea var. oleracea cultivar TO1000 chromosome C3, BOL, whole genome shotgun sequence, a single genomic window includes:
- the LOC106331269 gene encoding NAC domain-containing protein 86-like, which produces MAPMSLPPGFRFHPTDEELVAYYLDRKVNGRTIELEIIPEVDLYKCEPWDLPEKSFLPGNDMEWYFYSTRDKKYPNGSRTNRATRAGYWKATGKDRVVESKKMKMGMKKTLVYYRGRAPHGLRTNWVMHEYRLTYPTSSPSIQESYALCRVFKKNIQIPKRKGEEMSTSVGKEEEEEKKKWKKYDGERMERESEEVESLKIASAETSSSELTQGILLDEANSSSIFALHFSSSFLDDHDTFCENYPQLPSHPPLQLQDFPQLSMNEAEIISMDNSKQQDFHYRDSVKGTLDEIFSFASSSATLPPSL; this is translated from the exons ATGGCGCCGATGAGTTTGCCTCCAGGTTTCAGGTTTCATCCAACAGACGAAGAGCTAGTGGCATACTATCTGGACAGGAAGGTCAACGGCCGAACCATTGAGCTTGAGATCATCCCCGAAGTTGATCTCTATAAATGCGAGCCATGGGATTTGCCTG AGAAGTCATTTTTGCCGGGGAACGACATGGAATGGTACTTTTACAGCACAAGGGATAAAAAGTATCCAAATGGGTCTAGGACAAACCGTGCGACCCGAGCGGGTTACTGGAAAGCAACAGGGAAAGACCGTGTAGTAGAATCAAAGAAGATGAAGATGGGGATGAAGAAGACGCTCGTTTATTACCGAGGAAGGGCTCCTCATGGCCTTCGTACTAATTGGGTGATGCATGAATATCGTCTCACTTACCCTACTTCCTCCCCTTCCATCCAG GAATCGTATGCATTGTGCCGTGTGTTTAAGAAGAATATACAAATTCCAAAGAGGAAAGGAGAAGAGATGAGTACTAGTGTTGGGAAAGAGGAGGAAGAAGAGAAGAAGAAGTGGAAAAAGTATGATGGGGAGAGGATGGAAAGAGAAAGCGAGGAAGTGGAAAGCTTAAAAATAGCATCAGCGGAGACATCCTCATCAGAGCTCACTCAAGGGATCCTTTTAGATGAAGCTAACAGCTCATCCATTTTTGCCCTTCATTTCTCGTCTTCTTTTCTCGACGATCATGATACATTTTGTGAAAACTACCCTCAGCTTCCCAGCCATCCTCCTCTACAGCTCCAAGATTTCCCTCAGCTCTCTATGAACGAAGCAGAGATCATATCTATGGACAACTCCAAGCAACAAGACTTTCACTACAGAGACTCGGTAAAGGGGACACTTGACGAGATCTTCTCTTTTGCTTCCTCCTCCGCCACCTTGCCCCCATCACTTTAA